atgtaggtaggtaggtatgtatgtatgtatgtatgtatgtatatatgtatatatgtatatatgtatatatgtatgtatgtatatgtatgtatatatgtatgtatatatgtatgtatatatgtatgtatgtatgtatgtatgtatgtatgtatgtatgtatgtatgtatgtatgtgcgtgctGCATTATGTATATGATATTATAGGCCGATTTTAAGGGAATTTCGGTATGTTAGCAGCAAAACGAAGCTTGAAGCTGAAGCTAATTGTTTTTCCAACGTGAGTTAGTCagtggcagctatgtatatgatgatatagcagtccgatGCTGGTCAACTCGAGCTGCAAGTCTTTTTAATATACACTATTTATTATGCTGGCTTACATCATTTGACAATCGCAGCTGGGGGAAAAAAAAGGGGTATTGGTaacaaataaaagatatattatttttgagaGCCTGCCTGGCACTCGGCATCGATCAGGGCGGTGATGCCCTTGTGCATCTCCATGACGACCTGGTACTCGGTGAGGCCCAAGCGCCGCTTGTTGGAGATGTCATAGACGCCGTCCTTGGCCTCGGAGTGCTCGCCGCTGGTGCCGCGCACCTGGAGATTGTGCTTCTTGGCGACCTCCTCGAGCTTGGCCTTGTCGGCGCCCAGATTGGGCAGTTTGATGTGCACAGAGGCGCGTATGGTGGTGCCCAGATTGCTGGGGCAGAACGTCAGATAGCCGAGGCGCTTGTCGTGACTGAATTTGAGGGAATGCGCCAGCGACTCGACGCCAATGATCATGCGCTCGTAGGCTCGGCCCAGGTCGCCGCCCTTCTCCATGGATATGACACGTATGTGATCCTCCTCGTTGACCCACACGATAAACGTGCGATTCTGATTGATGAATATGCCGCGTCCAGTCGGCCAGAACCGTGAGGCATTCGCATCCTGCAGAAAGCGATCGCCTTCCTTGAAGAGCAGATGGTCATCGatgagctgctgttgttcctCCTTCTCCATGCAGCTGAGCGCCATGAATTTGCCCGAGTGCTCGTTGCATAGCGTTTTCAGCACCTTGTTGATCATGCACTCGAGATGGCGATAATCCTTTTTGGTCAGGCAGGGATTGAATGGGAAATCCTTAATGGAACGAGCGCAACGGATGCGCGTCGATACAATGAAACGTTGCTCGGGATCGAGATTGGGAAAATCGGAACCGTAGCCAAAACAGGTTGCCGGATGCTTATCAGCTCCTTTGAAGCCCATGTGATAATCATCGATAATCGGATCGAAGAGTTCCGCAAACGTGGAATATGCCTCCGGATCGGGCGCATAGATGCCGACGCCCGAATCGTGATTGCACAGCCCAGACTGGATGCAGTCCAACAGTGTGGAGCAATACGAGGGCGTCACCCGGGTCTTGATCTTATCGAAAATCTCCTGGGTCAAATGCTTTTTCAACAGCGATTGCGATTTGGATTGGGCCAATGTCTCGAAGCCCGACTCCAATATCTCGATAATTTCACAGGGGGCTCGGCTGTAATTTCTGATTGGAATTTTCTTGAATATACCGCGGGCCAAACGAACCGACATCATAATTTTCAATAACTgcaaaaaattttgaaaacgaaaaaTTTCTTTGCTGTTAATTTTGTTCGAGAATGCAAAGTGTGTAAAATATTCCAAACG
The sequence above is a segment of the Drosophila virilis strain 15010-1051.87 chromosome 3, Dvir_AGI_RSII-ME, whole genome shotgun sequence genome. Coding sequences within it:
- the Argk2 gene encoding arginine kinase 1, coding for MMSVRLARGIFKKIPIRNYSRAPCEIIEILESGFETLAQSKSQSLLKKHLTQEIFDKIKTRVTPSYCSTLLDCIQSGLCNHDSGVGIYAPDPEAYSTFAELFDPIIDDYHMGFKGADKHPATCFGYGSDFPNLDPEQRFIVSTRIRCARSIKDFPFNPCLTKKDYRHLECMINKVLKTLCNEHSGKFMALSCMEKEEQQQLIDDHLLFKEGDRFLQDANASRFWPTGRGIFINQNRTFIVWVNEEDHIRVISMEKGGDLGRAYERMIIGVESLAHSLKFSHDKRLGYLTFCPSNLGTTIRASVHIKLPNLGADKAKLEEVAKKHNLQVRGTSGEHSEAKDGVYDISNKRRLGLTEYQVVMEMHKGITALIDAECQAGSQK